From Pelosinus fermentans DSM 17108, the proteins below share one genomic window:
- a CDS encoding bifunctional 4-hydroxy-2-oxoglutarate aldolase/2-dehydro-3-deoxy-phosphogluconate aldolase: MHAVLEHVAQNGVVAILRGVDPGILVPLGQALADAGVGAIEITLNSEGALQGITALKEAIGEKLPIGAGTVMTGEDAHAAIKAGATFVLTPHLAEETLAVCCQANIPAVIGVMTPTEAVKAYELGCEMVKIFPAASIGANYFRELRGPLPQIATMAVGGVNKDNAVEFIKAGARAVGAGGQLVDFAAAARGDWEAVKRKANEIVAAVHAAKHD, translated from the coding sequence ATGCATGCTGTATTGGAACATGTGGCTCAAAATGGTGTAGTAGCCATTCTACGCGGTGTTGATCCTGGCATACTTGTGCCCCTCGGACAAGCATTGGCAGACGCTGGTGTAGGAGCAATTGAAATAACATTAAACAGTGAGGGTGCTCTTCAGGGGATCACGGCACTCAAGGAAGCAATCGGTGAAAAGTTGCCAATTGGCGCTGGGACAGTCATGACAGGCGAAGATGCTCACGCTGCGATCAAGGCCGGTGCGACCTTTGTGCTAACGCCGCACCTTGCCGAAGAAACACTAGCTGTTTGCTGCCAGGCCAACATTCCCGCAGTAATTGGTGTAATGACACCAACAGAAGCTGTAAAAGCCTATGAGTTAGGCTGCGAAATGGTGAAAATTTTTCCGGCAGCATCTATCGGAGCTAACTATTTTCGGGAACTGCGTGGTCCATTACCCCAGATTGCAACTATGGCAGTTGGTGGTGTGAACAAGGATAATGCTGTAGAATTTATCAAAGCTGGTGCAAGGGCTGTCGGTGCTGGCGGTCAGCTTGTAGATTTTGCCGCTGCAGCAAGGGGAGATTGGGAAGCGGTCAAGCGTAAAGCCAATGAAATTGTTGCTGCTGTTCATGCGGCTAAGCATGATTAG
- a CDS encoding PTS galactitol transporter subunit IIC: METIASYFKIIFDIGPNVVLPFFIFLFALALGTKASKAIRAAIFIAIALIGIKMVVAFMGDNLGPAMKALSKNSGLKLDIMDVGWGAVAAAIWATPMGAIGIPVLLIFNLVLLYFRVTKTLMVDIWNYHHLITAGVLTYYATDNVYLGFVGMMLAAFITWLTADWAAPFLQKFYGLPGISMPTLSSISELVIAAPINELLDRIPGVKNIRGNFDSVRKYLGLFGEPAVLAVIIGLIIGIMAKYSIKDSLNLAMNLAAVMIILPKVVAILMEGLMPIQEASSEFLQKHLGGREIFLGLDSAISIGHPSVLTAALILTPFVLVLAAILPGNQMLPFADITVIPFRIAFVVALVNGNVFRTLVIGAVVLVQVLLCGTVTSPVLTKIFLAVGGTMPEGAVGVASFSGGSLFVTYAIMQTLSFILSGVIISAVVFGLFLLVAKSQQRKAIKLMEEEEENTYAAIQNKSAPL; the protein is encoded by the coding sequence ATGGAAACGATTGCAAGTTATTTTAAGATAATATTTGATATTGGACCTAATGTAGTACTCCCGTTTTTTATATTTTTATTTGCCTTGGCGTTAGGGACTAAGGCCAGCAAAGCCATTCGGGCAGCTATTTTCATCGCAATTGCGCTGATTGGTATTAAAATGGTTGTTGCCTTTATGGGTGATAATTTAGGTCCGGCGATGAAGGCGCTTTCCAAAAACTCAGGGCTCAAGCTGGATATCATGGATGTGGGCTGGGGTGCTGTTGCAGCAGCTATCTGGGCTACGCCTATGGGGGCCATTGGCATTCCAGTACTGTTGATCTTTAATCTGGTATTACTTTATTTTCGTGTAACGAAAACGTTAATGGTTGATATTTGGAACTACCATCATTTAATAACTGCTGGTGTCTTAACCTATTATGCAACGGATAATGTATATCTTGGATTTGTGGGAATGATGCTGGCTGCTTTCATAACCTGGCTGACAGCTGACTGGGCTGCTCCTTTCTTGCAAAAATTTTATGGCCTGCCAGGAATCTCGATGCCAACCTTGTCTTCTATATCTGAGCTGGTCATCGCAGCGCCGATCAATGAGTTATTGGATCGTATTCCTGGTGTGAAAAATATTCGCGGTAATTTTGATTCGGTGAGGAAATACCTTGGTTTGTTTGGTGAACCTGCAGTACTGGCTGTAATCATTGGACTGATTATCGGAATCATGGCTAAATATTCAATAAAAGATTCCTTAAATTTGGCGATGAACTTAGCTGCTGTTATGATTATTCTACCGAAAGTAGTTGCTATTCTAATGGAAGGTTTAATGCCAATACAAGAAGCTAGTAGTGAATTTTTGCAAAAACATCTTGGAGGCCGGGAGATATTTCTTGGTTTGGATTCAGCGATTTCAATTGGGCATCCTTCCGTTTTAACCGCAGCATTAATTTTAACTCCATTTGTATTAGTATTGGCAGCTATTTTACCAGGAAATCAGATGCTCCCTTTTGCAGATATTACAGTCATACCTTTTCGGATTGCTTTTGTTGTGGCACTGGTTAACGGCAATGTATTCCGTACCTTGGTTATCGGTGCAGTTGTATTGGTACAAGTACTATTGTGCGGTACTGTAACTTCCCCTGTTTTGACCAAAATATTTTTAGCCGTAGGTGGCACAATGCCAGAAGGGGCTGTAGGCGTTGCCTCTTTCTCTGGCGGTTCCTTATTTGTTACCTATGCAATTATGCAGACTTTATCCTTTATTTTGAGCGGTGTGATTATTTCCGCAGTAGTTTTTGGCCTCTTTTTATTAGTGGCAAAATCCCAGCAGCGCAAAGCAATTAAGTTAATGGAAGAGGAAGAAGAAAACACGTATGCTGCGATACAAAACAAGTCTGCACCGCTATAA
- a CDS encoding PTS sugar transporter subunit IIB yields the protein MAKRVLVLCGNGVATSTVACKKIQDYMANANVRCEVIQAKIGELASYADKVDVIVLMAMGATLPDTVKTPLIKGLPFLTGMGLKETLEEIKKHLQ from the coding sequence ATGGCAAAACGAGTATTAGTATTATGTGGCAATGGGGTGGCAACTTCTACGGTGGCTTGTAAAAAGATTCAGGATTATATGGCAAATGCCAACGTTCGCTGTGAAGTAATTCAGGCAAAAATCGGAGAACTGGCTTCGTATGCGGATAAAGTGGATGTAATAGTCTTAATGGCCATGGGGGCAACACTTCCTGATACCGTAAAGACACCTTTGATTAAAGGGCTTCCTTTTCTTACTGGCATGGGACTAAAAGAAACCTTAGAAGAAATTAAAAAGCATTTACAATAA
- the ilvD gene encoding dihydroxy-acid dehydratase produces the protein MERAIDRLEPYQRAIAKVHLASAGISLDALDGKPLIAVANSWNEVCPGHEPLLKLAEAVKAGIRAAGGEPIEFNTIGMCDGISQGHLGMRYTLPHRDIIADSVEVMVLGHGIFDGIVLLGSCDKIIPGMMQAALRINLPAVIVTAGASVPECKPSDSKHLRTKFLAGEITERQLIEGSLQYYSGPGVCPFFGTANTMAVLCEAMGLMLPGSSVLPAPTSARRFSAEQSGRAVMDMIKQGIRPRDIATTDAFYNGLVVLNALGGSLNAFLHLPAIAAEAGISLSWDSFEEVSDKTPLLAALVPNGNQTVYDLYRAGGLPSVLKELQSLLKMEARTVGGITIGEVARSASEGDRDVIKAFGKPLAPTGGVQVLYGSMAPCGALVKASAVPEEQHVFTGPAIVFESEEACHTALHKNKIKSGQVVVVRYEGPKGGPGMRELHRVTEVLKGVPNTALITDGRFSGASAGLSIGYLCPEAAEGGPIALVEDGDTITISLKDGTVHLKVDPAEMERRRLNWQPLVKETGSNLLLRYSKQVGPTVKGAIWGL, from the coding sequence ATGGAACGCGCCATTGATCGTCTGGAGCCTTATCAACGGGCCATCGCCAAAGTACACCTTGCATCTGCAGGAATATCACTGGATGCACTGGATGGTAAACCCTTAATTGCTGTTGCAAATAGTTGGAACGAAGTATGTCCCGGACACGAGCCATTATTGAAGCTGGCTGAAGCTGTTAAGGCCGGCATACGGGCAGCAGGCGGGGAGCCAATTGAATTTAACACCATTGGTATGTGTGATGGTATTAGCCAAGGGCATCTTGGTATGCGCTATACATTACCTCATCGTGATATTATCGCTGATTCTGTAGAAGTAATGGTTCTTGGTCATGGAATATTTGATGGAATCGTATTACTGGGCTCCTGTGACAAGATTATTCCAGGTATGATGCAGGCGGCCCTGCGGATCAATCTTCCAGCTGTGATCGTCACCGCTGGTGCTTCTGTACCGGAATGTAAGCCATCAGATTCGAAACACCTGCGTACGAAATTCCTTGCAGGTGAGATTACAGAACGTCAACTAATTGAGGGGTCACTCCAATATTATTCTGGTCCTGGAGTATGTCCGTTTTTTGGCACTGCCAATACGATGGCTGTTCTCTGTGAAGCTATGGGATTGATGCTGCCAGGCAGCAGTGTCCTTCCAGCGCCAACCAGTGCCCGGCGGTTTTCCGCTGAACAATCCGGCAGGGCGGTAATGGATATGATTAAGCAAGGCATCAGACCAAGGGATATTGCCACAACAGATGCATTTTATAATGGGCTGGTGGTATTAAATGCCTTAGGCGGTTCATTGAATGCCTTTCTGCATCTTCCAGCCATTGCTGCTGAGGCAGGTATCTCCTTATCCTGGGACAGCTTTGAAGAAGTGAGTGATAAGACCCCGCTATTGGCGGCACTTGTGCCAAACGGTAACCAGACGGTGTACGATTTATACCGTGCTGGCGGCTTACCTTCGGTGCTTAAGGAACTCCAGTCGCTGCTTAAAATGGAAGCCAGAACCGTAGGCGGAATAACCATTGGTGAGGTTGCCCGCAGCGCTTCTGAAGGGGATCGGGATGTGATTAAGGCTTTTGGCAAGCCTCTTGCTCCAACGGGTGGTGTTCAAGTATTGTATGGCTCTATGGCACCGTGCGGGGCATTGGTCAAGGCTTCTGCGGTACCGGAAGAGCAGCACGTATTTACTGGGCCAGCCATTGTATTTGAAAGTGAGGAGGCATGTCATACTGCCTTGCATAAGAATAAAATTAAGTCTGGTCAAGTTGTGGTTGTCCGTTATGAAGGACCTAAAGGAGGTCCTGGCATGCGGGAGCTGCATCGGGTTACGGAGGTACTAAAAGGGGTTCCCAATACGGCGTTAATAACAGATGGTCGTTTTTCCGGGGCCAGTGCAGGATTAAGTATTGGGTATTTATGCCCCGAAGCAGCAGAAGGCGGGCCGATTGCCTTGGTTGAAGACGGTGATACCATAACGATTAGCCTTAAAGATGGCACGGTTCATCTTAAGGTTGATCCAGCAGAAATGGAGCGCAGGCGTCTTAATTGGCAGCCGCTGGTGAAGGAAACTGGCTCAAATTTGCTGCTTAGGTATAGCAAGCAGGTTGGTCCAACTGTCAAAGGAGCAATCTGGGGACTATAA
- a CDS encoding PTS sugar transporter subunit IIA, which yields MSSNQVLSADLIISQLEAANVKEIIESLGNKLHAFGYVKDSYVPAVIKREGIFPTGLPLGNINVAIPHTDVEHVNKPAIAVATLAHPVAFGNMGDSGNTLKVSIVFLLAMKEPHAQVDLLQNLVETFQNPKVLEILLGATNPKEIEEILKQYLKLKEVH from the coding sequence ATGAGTAGCAATCAAGTTTTATCAGCAGATTTAATTATATCGCAATTAGAGGCTGCAAACGTTAAGGAGATCATTGAGTCTCTCGGAAATAAGCTGCATGCTTTTGGTTATGTGAAGGATTCTTATGTACCAGCAGTGATAAAGAGAGAAGGAATATTTCCCACGGGTCTTCCTCTTGGCAATATTAATGTAGCCATTCCTCATACCGATGTAGAGCATGTGAATAAGCCAGCTATCGCAGTCGCTACGCTGGCTCATCCAGTAGCTTTTGGCAATATGGGTGATTCAGGAAATACATTAAAAGTTAGTATTGTGTTTTTATTGGCAATGAAAGAACCTCATGCACAAGTGGATTTATTACAGAATTTAGTTGAAACCTTTCAGAATCCTAAAGTTTTAGAAATTTTGCTGGGGGCAACTAACCCAAAAGAAATTGAGGAAATTTTAAAGCAGTATTTAAAGCTAAAGGAGGTGCATTAA
- a CDS encoding BglG family transcription antiterminator: MMLLNERRCSVLLDILENEGWARIRDLAQRFHVSDRTIRYDLDVVDDFLQFNNLSSLIRKQNGGVKFVESTEEKTKLLRLFQHLGLYQYVLSSNERLQKILAELLYVKDYIRINDLAAILYVSRGTVIKDLQKVREWLERRQLELRSIPKYGIKVVGPEREYRQAVVELLRKNLSLSYMLEWITIPEPNLSDSQLFKCWLENIDVAFLQTYIRRLEDELKVVFSDVAFSGLVIYLIVSIHRIRAGRDIVGRQSELEVLQSSRTFAVALTTIPLLEERFDLSIPLDEVSLFTEYILGSNVASSAVEEQESRTEIQMLVCNLIARVSQDVPYDLTEDHQLLEGLLEEVRPTLFRVKYGLSLENPYLDEVKSNYPLLFESVRKHTNSLAAYIGGQLLDEEISYLTVHFSAALERMKNRDKIQPSVLVICAAGTGTANLLASRLQYLFDIKIVAIAPCRQVQMLLEIHHVDIIVSTVPIPTVSIPILIVNPLLPPHDIALLENHMDKAKGTSSVDDLVKVIEKYCSIQDYPQLRRELDSVLNATLEETQMDSDPPSLSQLLPASNIRLNVSVQNWRDAIYEAGNVLYQEGYSEPIYGQAMVDVVDKMGPYIVYWKGIALPHADIDCGVKKSGFSFIRLKEPVAFGKPENDPVDMIFALAAVDHSSHVIALLELTNILSDADKVACLRSENETEKITQMFLSWSST, from the coding sequence ATGATGTTGCTAAATGAACGCCGTTGTAGTGTACTTCTAGATATTTTGGAAAATGAAGGCTGGGCTCGGATTCGAGATTTAGCTCAGCGATTTCATGTTAGTGACCGCACCATTCGTTATGATCTGGATGTAGTGGATGATTTTTTGCAATTTAATAATCTATCATCACTGATTCGCAAACAAAACGGTGGTGTGAAGTTTGTCGAATCCACAGAAGAGAAAACAAAACTATTAAGATTGTTTCAACATTTAGGGTTATATCAGTATGTATTGTCATCGAATGAACGACTGCAGAAAATTTTAGCCGAGTTATTGTATGTTAAAGATTATATTAGAATCAATGACCTTGCAGCTATTTTATATGTCAGTCGGGGAACCGTCATCAAGGATTTACAGAAAGTGCGCGAGTGGCTGGAAAGAAGGCAGCTAGAATTACGCTCCATACCTAAATATGGAATCAAAGTTGTAGGACCGGAACGAGAATACCGTCAAGCTGTTGTAGAACTGCTGCGCAAAAATCTGTCGTTGTCCTATATGTTGGAATGGATCACGATACCGGAACCTAACTTGAGTGATAGCCAGCTATTTAAATGCTGGCTGGAGAACATTGATGTAGCCTTTCTGCAAACCTATATTCGTCGGTTGGAAGATGAGCTTAAGGTTGTCTTTTCAGATGTCGCATTTAGTGGGCTGGTAATTTACTTAATCGTCTCCATTCATCGAATTAGAGCGGGGCGCGATATTGTTGGCCGGCAGTCAGAATTGGAAGTACTGCAGAGCTCACGTACCTTTGCCGTTGCCCTTACCACCATTCCACTTTTGGAAGAACGATTTGACTTATCCATTCCCCTTGATGAAGTCAGCCTTTTTACGGAGTATATTTTAGGAAGTAATGTTGCATCTTCAGCGGTCGAAGAACAAGAGAGCAGAACGGAAATACAAATGCTGGTATGTAATCTCATTGCACGGGTAAGTCAGGATGTACCCTACGATTTGACAGAAGATCATCAATTATTAGAAGGACTTTTGGAAGAAGTTCGCCCTACATTGTTTCGAGTAAAATATGGATTAAGTTTAGAGAATCCTTATTTGGATGAAGTCAAGTCCAATTATCCGCTGTTATTTGAATCAGTAAGAAAACATACGAATTCTTTGGCTGCTTATATTGGCGGACAACTGTTAGATGAAGAAATCAGTTATTTGACGGTTCATTTTAGTGCTGCACTTGAAAGAATGAAAAACCGGGATAAAATCCAGCCTTCAGTACTTGTCATCTGTGCGGCAGGTACGGGAACAGCTAATTTGTTAGCATCCCGTTTACAGTATTTATTTGACATAAAAATTGTCGCAATAGCACCTTGCCGTCAGGTTCAAATGCTGTTAGAGATTCATCATGTAGACATTATTGTATCTACAGTGCCAATTCCCACCGTTTCGATCCCCATACTGATTGTTAACCCTCTCTTACCGCCTCATGATATTGCATTATTAGAAAATCACATGGACAAAGCAAAAGGAACATCTTCTGTTGACGATCTTGTGAAGGTAATTGAAAAATATTGCAGCATTCAAGATTACCCCCAATTGCGCCGCGAATTAGACAGCGTGCTGAATGCTACATTAGAAGAAACACAGATGGATTCTGATCCGCCATCGCTGTCTCAGCTATTGCCTGCCTCGAATATTAGATTAAATGTGTCTGTCCAAAATTGGCGGGATGCTATTTATGAAGCAGGGAATGTATTGTATCAAGAGGGATATAGTGAACCAATATACGGACAAGCAATGGTTGATGTAGTCGATAAGATGGGACCTTATATCGTATATTGGAAGGGCATTGCCCTCCCTCACGCAGATATTGATTGTGGAGTAAAAAAATCAGGATTTAGTTTTATTAGGCTTAAGGAGCCTGTTGCTTTTGGAAAACCGGAAAATGATCCAGTGGATATGATTTTTGCTCTGGCAGCAGTGGACCATTCCTCTCATGTCATTGCATTGTTGGAATTAACCAATATTCTCAGTGATGCAGACAAGGTAGCCTGTCTTCGCAGTGAAAATGAAACCGAAAAAATAACCCAAATGTTTTTGTCCTGGTCTAGTACCTAA
- a CDS encoding helix-turn-helix domain-containing protein: MRKKDKDKYFDTYKEIGRRISFFRNLRGLSQEELAAKVDISTSHLSKIEAPNTNTSFSLDILLVIADGLNVHVAAFFNPPEMFNPFVRSAENYKQK, from the coding sequence TTGAGAAAAAAAGATAAAGATAAGTATTTCGATACATATAAGGAAATTGGAAGAAGGATTTCCTTCTTTAGAAATCTACGTGGTTTAAGTCAGGAAGAGCTTGCGGCGAAGGTAGATATTAGCACAAGTCATTTGAGTAAGATCGAAGCCCCGAATACCAATACAAGTTTTTCATTAGACATATTATTGGTAATTGCAGATGGTCTAAACGTTCATGTTGCCGCATTTTTTAATCCGCCTGAAATGTTTAATCCATTTGTAAGGAGCGCAGAGAATTATAAGCAAAAATAA
- a CDS encoding NAD(P)-dependent oxidoreductase: MLIDKHTNFSKEKLSFNEIDEGFTTKEAIAEAKRCLNCPKPLCRGGCPIENEIPNFIQALAKGNVGEASAIIAQRSNLPAVCGRVCPHEKQCEGACILNKKNRGIQIGKLERFIADFDAEMGIERPKPVPGIQGKVAVIGSGPAGLTVAGDLAKLGFQVVIFESQTEAGGVLLYGIPEFRLSKEVVRREIKRIEDLGVEVKTGVVVGQDMTVDHLFADGFDAIFIGTGTALPRILDIPGKDLIGVIQATYLLRMVTLIRTEKIDRKETPINTRDKVIVVGAGNVAMDAARTAIRLGASKVTVIYRRTEEEVTALPSEMEAAKAEGVEFQWLSNPTAILGTEQVTGLEYELQEIDENGKLRGTGVKEIIEADKIIPAIGQRPAARIVSTTEGIEVSDNGYVITRERPYGMTTRKGVFAGGDVVHQPATVVLAMKEAKKLAAGIAQYVDAKKLLENC; this comes from the coding sequence ATGTTAATTGATAAGCATACAAATTTTTCTAAAGAGAAATTATCCTTTAATGAAATTGATGAAGGTTTTACTACAAAAGAGGCGATAGCAGAGGCAAAACGCTGTTTGAACTGTCCAAAACCCTTATGTCGTGGTGGCTGCCCTATTGAAAATGAAATTCCTAATTTTATTCAGGCTTTGGCAAAAGGGAATGTTGGGGAAGCGAGTGCTATTATCGCTCAGCGCAGTAATCTTCCTGCGGTTTGCGGGCGGGTTTGCCCACATGAAAAACAATGTGAGGGCGCCTGTATTCTTAATAAAAAGAATCGCGGGATTCAGATTGGCAAACTGGAACGCTTTATTGCTGACTTTGATGCTGAAATGGGTATTGAGAGACCTAAGCCTGTCCCCGGTATACAGGGGAAAGTTGCAGTGATTGGCTCGGGACCGGCAGGATTGACCGTGGCCGGTGATTTGGCAAAATTAGGGTTTCAAGTCGTTATCTTTGAGTCCCAAACCGAGGCGGGCGGTGTCTTACTGTATGGTATTCCAGAATTTCGCTTAAGCAAGGAAGTGGTTCGCCGGGAAATAAAAAGAATTGAAGATTTGGGCGTGGAAGTTAAAACCGGCGTTGTAGTAGGACAGGATATGACAGTGGATCATTTGTTTGCAGATGGTTTTGACGCCATTTTCATTGGTACAGGGACTGCTCTGCCCAGGATTCTTGATATTCCCGGCAAAGATCTGATTGGGGTGATACAGGCAACCTACCTTTTGAGAATGGTTACCTTAATTCGTACGGAAAAAATCGATCGCAAAGAAACCCCGATTAATACCCGGGACAAAGTGATAGTAGTTGGTGCCGGTAATGTTGCCATGGATGCTGCTCGTACAGCTATTCGTTTAGGAGCTTCCAAGGTTACTGTCATCTATCGCCGTACAGAGGAAGAAGTGACTGCTCTACCGTCAGAGATGGAAGCAGCAAAAGCGGAAGGAGTAGAGTTTCAGTGGCTGTCCAATCCGACTGCCATCTTAGGAACAGAACAGGTTACGGGGTTAGAGTATGAATTGCAGGAGATCGATGAAAATGGCAAGTTACGGGGCACAGGAGTGAAAGAAATAATAGAGGCCGATAAGATCATTCCAGCCATTGGTCAGCGTCCTGCAGCTAGAATCGTATCTACTACGGAAGGTATCGAAGTAAGCGACAATGGATATGTGATCACACGGGAACGTCCTTACGGTATGACTACGCGCAAAGGTGTCTTTGCCGGGGGAGATGTAGTACATCAGCCAGCAACCGTTGTTCTAGCTATGAAGGAAGCAAAGAAACTGGCAGCAGGGATCGCTCAATATGTGGATGCCAAAAAATTATTAGAAAATTGCTAA
- the fabV gene encoding enoyl-ACP reductase FabV: MIIKPKFRGFICTTSHPAGCAHSVQEQINYVKQQKPIQGPKKVLVIGASTGYGLASRIVATFGSGASTLGVFLEKPASNGNTATAGWYNTAAFETAATEAGYYAKSINGDAFSDQVKEKTIALIKEELGQVDLVVYSIAAPRRTHPVSGEMFTSVIKPIGDSFTSKTVDMNSNEIVDVTLEPASEQEIRSTVAVMGGEDWERWMHHLKEAGVLAPGATTISYSYIGPKITYPIYKEGTIGRAKDHLYATSKEINKQIQDINGRAFVAVNKALVTQASAAIPVVPLYLMLLARVLGKKGLDENCIEQMYRLLASRLYCAEKLPNGDHLIRIDDYEMQDDVQAEVSALWEKVCSGEIDIIPDLEKYRKEFFKLFGFGFDDVQYEEDVREEVPILSIKS; this comes from the coding sequence ATGATAATTAAACCAAAGTTTCGCGGCTTTATTTGTACTACTTCACATCCTGCCGGATGTGCTCATTCTGTACAAGAGCAGATAAATTATGTTAAACAGCAAAAGCCCATTCAAGGACCGAAGAAGGTTCTTGTAATTGGCGCATCAACGGGATATGGTCTGGCATCAAGAATTGTTGCTACCTTTGGGTCAGGCGCAAGTACGCTTGGCGTTTTTCTGGAAAAGCCAGCTTCCAATGGAAATACAGCTACTGCCGGGTGGTATAATACTGCAGCATTTGAAACAGCAGCAACAGAGGCAGGGTATTATGCGAAAAGCATTAACGGTGATGCTTTCTCTGATCAGGTGAAAGAGAAGACGATTGCATTGATTAAAGAAGAATTGGGGCAAGTCGATCTGGTCGTTTACAGTATTGCTGCACCAAGAAGGACGCATCCTGTTAGCGGCGAGATGTTTACGTCTGTCATTAAACCCATTGGAGATTCTTTTACAAGCAAAACGGTAGATATGAATTCCAATGAAATTGTCGATGTGACCTTAGAGCCAGCCAGCGAGCAAGAAATCCGCAGTACTGTAGCAGTCATGGGCGGTGAGGATTGGGAGCGATGGATGCACCATTTAAAAGAGGCTGGCGTTCTTGCTCCTGGAGCTACTACCATAAGCTATTCCTATATTGGTCCTAAGATCACCTATCCAATTTATAAAGAAGGTACTATCGGAAGAGCAAAAGATCATTTGTATGCTACCAGCAAAGAAATAAACAAGCAAATTCAAGATATAAATGGCAGAGCATTTGTTGCTGTAAATAAAGCACTGGTTACTCAGGCAAGTGCAGCAATTCCCGTTGTTCCTTTATATTTAATGTTATTAGCAAGAGTATTGGGTAAGAAGGGGCTGGATGAAAACTGCATTGAGCAAATGTACCGTCTGTTAGCAAGTCGATTGTATTGTGCAGAGAAGTTGCCTAATGGGGATCATTTGATTCGTATTGATGATTATGAAATGCAAGATGATGTGCAAGCTGAGGTTTCTGCCTTATGGGAAAAGGTTTGTAGCGGTGAGATTGATATTATTCCTGATCTTGAGAAATACCGTAAAGAATTTTTTAAATTATTTGGTTTTGGTTTTGATGATGTGCAGTATGAAGAAGATGTGAGGGAAGAGGTTCCTATTTTAAGTATTAAATCCTAG
- a CDS encoding DUF2164 domain-containing protein — protein sequence MAVIHLSKELKKQAVDDLKKYFMEKREEEIGQLGAELLLDFMVEKVGAVIYNQAIKDAHAFMFEKVEDLYALEKNHRL from the coding sequence GTGGCAGTGATTCATTTATCCAAAGAATTAAAAAAACAAGCTGTTGATGATTTAAAGAAATATTTTATGGAAAAGCGAGAGGAGGAAATTGGGCAATTAGGAGCAGAATTATTATTAGATTTTATGGTGGAAAAAGTGGGTGCAGTGATTTATAATCAGGCAATAAAAGACGCACATGCCTTTATGTTTGAAAAAGTGGAAGATCTATATGCACTTGAAAAGAACCATCGTTTGTAG
- a CDS encoding dihydrofolate reductase, which translates to MKLIVAVDEQWGIGCKGQLLVTIPADMQHFKEKTKGKVVVMGRETFESLPGPKPLQGRINIVLTNNIKLHWEGVTLCHSLPQLFTVLSSYRSEDIFIIGGESVYRQCLPYCSEAYITKISNMHPADTCFPNLDSRPEWQCIEESSVQSYKDSTYRFTTYINLEQRDWREFGWQ; encoded by the coding sequence ATGAAACTAATCGTCGCCGTAGATGAGCAGTGGGGTATTGGATGCAAAGGGCAGTTGCTGGTGACAATTCCCGCAGATATGCAGCATTTCAAAGAGAAAACCAAAGGAAAAGTGGTAGTAATGGGTAGGGAGACATTTGAATCACTGCCTGGACCCAAACCCCTTCAGGGACGAATTAATATTGTGCTGACCAACAATATAAAGCTGCATTGGGAAGGCGTTACCCTATGCCATTCTTTGCCACAACTGTTCACAGTCTTATCTTCCTATCGTAGTGAAGATATTTTTATCATTGGAGGAGAATCCGTATATCGGCAATGCCTGCCCTATTGCTCAGAAGCTTATATTACTAAAATCAGTAATATGCATCCTGCTGATACATGCTTTCCCAATTTAGACAGCCGACCAGAGTGGCAGTGCATAGAAGAGAGCTCCGTACAGAGTTATAAAGATAGTACCTATCGATTTACAACTTATATAAATCTGGAGCAGAGGGATTGGAGGGAGTTTGGGTGGCAGTGA